A stretch of the Deltaproteobacteria bacterium genome encodes the following:
- the hpt gene encoding hypoxanthine phosphoribosyltransferase, which translates to MKHNISVLFTQEQLQQRIARLAQQISQDYQGKELVVIGVLKGAFVFMADLVRQIDLPLRCDFLRVSSYNSQGKSGALRLEFDMTQPIENQEVLLVEDVLDTGKSLGFLIDHLKTKRPKSLNICCLLDKNLKPDISAQIRYLGFHVPQKYLVGYGLDLDGYYRELPYVGNVEEIENG; encoded by the coding sequence TTGAAACATAATATTAGTGTGCTCTTCACTCAGGAGCAGCTTCAACAGCGAATTGCCCGGTTAGCCCAACAAATTAGTCAGGATTATCAGGGAAAAGAGCTTGTTGTTATTGGAGTTTTAAAGGGAGCCTTTGTTTTTATGGCCGACTTGGTACGTCAAATTGACTTGCCCTTGCGTTGCGATTTTTTAAGGGTTTCGAGCTATAACTCGCAGGGGAAAAGTGGGGCCTTACGCTTGGAATTTGACATGACTCAGCCCATTGAAAATCAGGAGGTTTTATTGGTGGAAGACGTATTGGACACTGGGAAATCGCTTGGCTTTTTGATCGATCATCTGAAAACAAAAAGACCAAAAAGTTTAAATATTTGTTGCCTGCTCGACAAGAATTTAAAGCCGGATATCTCCGCTCAAATTCGTTATTTGGGCTTTCATGTCCCCCAAAAATATCTGGTGGGATATGGATTGGATTTGGATGGTTATTACCGCGAACTGCCTTATGTGGGAAATGTGGAAGAAATAGAAAATGGGTGA